A single region of the Syngnathus acus chromosome 6, fSynAcu1.2, whole genome shotgun sequence genome encodes:
- the LOC119123939 gene encoding galactose-specific lectin nattectin-like, translating to MAFALCSLFLLCGMSGLLSGVWSFPVHWKNIKCPTGWTQLDCHCYIFNGTAVTFVEAEEDCIRRGGNLVSIHNDLENKIVKQLIVDGGENLGWIGLHDTIVNNDFFWTDGSIVDFLNFDSDNSEPDGGTQCVAIQANNGLWQDDPCTETNAYVCIMDVCHGGDPSYPDCP from the exons ATGGCATTTGCTCTTTGCTCGTTGTTTCTCCTTTGTGGGATGAGTGGACTGTTGTCTGGAGTt tGGTCATTCCCTGTTCACTGGAAAA ATATTAAATGTCCTACTGGTTGGACTCAGTTGGACTGTCATTGTTACATATTCAACGGTACCGCAGTAACCTTTGTAGAGGCGGAG GAAGACTGCATAAGGCGCGGTGGAAATCTGGTGTCTATTCACAATGacctggaaaataaaatcgTAAAACAACTGATTGTTGATGGTGGAGAGAATCTTGGCTGGATTGGGCTCCATGATACAATTGTG aataaTGACTTTTTCTGGACTGATGGATCAATTGTAGATTTCCTCAACTTTGACAGTGACAATTCGGAGCCGGATGGCGGCACTCAATGTGTAGCGATTCAGGCAAATA ATGGACTTTGGCAAGATGATCCCTGCACAGAAACCAACGCATATGTTTGCATCATGGATGTGTGCCATGGCGGAGATCCTAGCTATCCAGACTGTCCATAG
- the LOC119123935 gene encoding galactose-specific lectin nattectin-like, with protein sequence MAFAVHLFLLCGINGLLTGVWSFPVHHWKNINCPSADWVQVDCYCFLYQDSTANFADAEAACIALEANLASIRNNVENAIIRQLLVNDTATKAWIGLHDAIQDGDFIWTDGSFDNFRNFDSMNSEPDNSGDCVEINDDGLWQDENCTTLNTYVCLQNLCNGGNRDNPDNCSEGPTTTTLTLRIHMVKSLYMNKIGCKIVLFTYVSLRNCLGWKCFNVK encoded by the exons ATGGCATTTGCTGTTCACTTGTTCCTCCTTTGTGGCATCAATGGACTATTGACTGGAGTT TGGTCTTTTCCTGTACACCATTGGAAAA ACATTAACTGTCCTAGCGCAGATTGGGTTCAGGTGGACTGTTATTGTTTCCTCTACCAAGACAGCACAGCGAATTTTGCAGATGCAGAG GCTGCTTGCATTGCTTTAGAGGCTAACCTTGCCTCTATCCGCAACAATGTGGAAAATGCGATCATTCGTCAACTGCTTGTCAATGATACTGCAACGAAAGCCTGGATTGGACTCCATGATGCAATTCAG GATGGTGACTTTATATGGACTGATGGCTCATTTGATAATTTCCGGAACTTTGATTCCATGAATTCGGAGCCTGATAACTCTGGTGATTGTGTAGAAATAAACGATG ACGGACTTTGGCAGGATGAAAACTGTACAACCCTAAACACATATGTTTGCCTCCAAAATTTGTGCAATGGCGGAAATCGTGACAATCCAGACAATTGTTCTGAGGGACCAACA accaccaccctaACTCTTCGTATTCATATGGTTAAATCTTTGTATATGAATAAAATTGGATGCAAAATTGTGCTGTTCACATACGTGAGTCTGAGAAACTGTTTGGGTTGGAAGTGTTTTAATGTCAAGTGA
- the LOC119123946 gene encoding galactose-specific lectin nattectin-like, with amino-acid sequence MTFALRFSFLLCAISGLLTGAWSSEKSTFKDNSCPKGWTQLDCKCYIYQSDERNFADGESVCNILGGNLVSIHNDLENAFVLELAREGGNAAQFWIGLHDNIMDDDYIWTDGSINDFQGFDGSPSSTTDNCVEYNETNEFWEIEACIEENAYVCIRDVFH; translated from the exons ATGACATTTGCTCTTCGCTTCTCGTTCCTCCTCTGTGCGATCAGTGGACTCTTGACTGGAGCC TGGTCATCAGAAAAGAGTACATTCAAAG ATAATAGCTGTCCCAAAGGCTGGACTCAGTTGGACTGTAAGTGTTACATCTACCAAAGTGATGAGAGGAACTTTGCAGATGGAGAG AGCGTCTGCAACATTCTTGGTGGCAACCTTGTTTCCATCCACAATGACCtggaaaatgcatttgttttggagTTGGCTAGAGAGGGCGGTAATGCCGCGCAATTCTGGATTGGACTACATGACAATATTATG gatgacGACTACATCTGGACTGATGGCTCAATTAACGATTTCCAGGGCTTTGATGGGAGTCCTTCTTCTACAACTGATAACTGTGTAGAGTACAACGAGACTA ATGAATTTTGGGAAATTGAGGCATGCATAGAAGAAAATGCATATGTTTGCATCAGAGATGTGTTCCACTAA
- the LOC119123947 gene encoding galactose-specific lectin nattectin-like has protein sequence MALALRSLFLLCEISGFLTGLWSFPAIGVTCPAGWTHLDCSCYIYQDEARNFADGEAVCNILGGNLVSIHNDLENAVVQQLIAAANLTWIGLHDSIVDGDYIWTDGTVENFRNFGTGEPNSSNGDCVLMDETAGLWTSANCTDLQTYVCIKNVHRLFT, from the exons ATGGCACTTGCTCTGCGCTCGTTGTTCCTCCTTTGTGAGATCAGTGGATTCCTGACTGGACTC tgGTCTTTCCCTGCAATAGG CGTCACCTGCCCTGCAGGCTGGACTCATTTGGACTGTTCCTGTTACATTTACCAAGACGAAGCAAGGAACTTTGCAGATGGAGAG GCCGTGTGCAACATTCTTGGTGGAAATCTGGTATCCATTCATAATGACCTGGAAAACGCAGTTGTCCAACAACTGATTGCTGCAGCTAACCTTACTTGGATTGGACTTCATGATTCAATTGTG GATGGTGACTACATTTGGACTGATGGCACAGTTGAGAATTTCCGCAACTTTGGTACAGGGGAGCCCAATAGCAGTAATGGTGACTGTGTACTGATGGATGAGACTG CTGGACTTTGGACAAGTGCAAACTGTACAGATCTTCAAACATATGTTTGCATCAAGAATGTGCATCGTTTGTTCACCTAA
- the LOC119123941 gene encoding lithostathine-1-alpha-like, whose translation MAFALRSLFLLCGISGLLTGVWSFPAKDTANVNCPAGWTQLDCSCYIYQDEARNFADGEAVCNILGGNLVSIHNALENAIVQQLIAAEDTDPGTPNLAWIGLHDSIEDGDYIWTDGTVENFRNFGSGEPNSSNGDCVRMDETTGLWETGDCPIEDEYVCIQEAHHFY comes from the exons ATGGCATTTGCTCTACGCTCGTTGTTCCTCCTTTGTGGGATTAGTGGACTGCTGACTGGGGTT TGGTCTTTCCCTGCAAAAG atactgcCAACGTCAACTGCCCTGCAGGCTGGACTCAGTTGGACTGTTCCTGTTACATTTACCAAGACGAAGCAAGGAACTTTGCAGATGGAGAG GCCGTGTGCAACATTCTTGGTGGAAATCTGGTCTCCATTCATAATGCCCTGGAAAACGCAATTGTTCAACAATTGATTGCTGCAGAGGATACCGATCCTGGCACTCCTAACCTTGCCTGGATTGGACTTCATGATTCAATTGAG GATGGTGACTACATTTGGACTGATGGCACAGTTGAGAATTTCCGCAACTTTGGTTCAGGGGAGCCCAATAGCAGTAATGGTGATTGTGTACGGATGGATGAGACGA CTGGACTTTGGGAAACGGGTGACTGTCCAATCGAAGACGAATATGTTTGCATCCAGGAGGCACACCATTTCTACTAA